Proteins from a genomic interval of Equus quagga isolate Etosha38 chromosome 13, UCLA_HA_Equagga_1.0, whole genome shotgun sequence:
- the LOC124250432 gene encoding rho GTPase-activating protein 33-like → MVMRGGGERAGSSPGWVTAAFSVSTLFPLLGALPLRSPPPALPESIPARGRGERFSAEQTKPTAAMRGEPGSARCGGQDGVPGWRVGPPGKRRGPLILKRQAIPPHPLPPPSLGDLRGTDWEFQVIARLSDAPYCQYSRGTSMPFQGGPMGPAATLANSPTLENLRQHQAAWAPGTPSLPQQLPPCARLSHFCTPISRVPVAEGENLSAPREKPCGDLLEPLHGHR, encoded by the exons ATGGTAATGAGGGGGGGGGGCGAGAGGGCGGGGAGCAGTCCCGGCTGGGTCACTGCGGCTTTCTCTGTCTCtaccctcttccccctccttggCGCGCTCCCTCTCCGCTCTCCCCCTCCCGCTCTTCCAGAGTCGATCCCGGCTCGGGGCCGCGGGGAGAGGTTCTCCGCAGAGCAGACAAAGCCCACAGCCGCGATGCGGGGAGAACCCGGTTCTGCGCGCTGTGGGGGCCAGGATGGGGTGCCGGGCTGGAGGGTGGGACCCCCTGGCAAAAGACGGGGTCCGCTCATCCTCAAGCGGCAAGCCATCCCCCCTCATCCCCTCCCGCCCCCCAGTCTCGGAGATCTGAGAGGCACCGACTGGGAG TTCCAGGTCATAGCCCGGCTGTCTGATGCCCCTTATTGCCAGTACTCCAGGGGCACTTCCATGCCCTTCCAG GGTGGACCCATGGGGCCTGCTGCCACTCTTGCCAACTCTCCGACCCTTGAGAACCTCCGTCAACACCAGGCAGCCTGGGCTCCAGGAaccccctctctgccccagcagCTTCCTCCTTGTGCGCGTCTCTCCCATTTCTGCACCCCAATTTCCAGAGTGCCTGTGGCCGAGGGTGAGAATCTATCAGCCCCCAGGGAGAAGCCCTGTGGAG
- the MEX3A gene encoding RNA-binding protein MEX3A codes for MPSLVVSGIMERNGGFGELGCFGGSAKDRGLLEDERALQLALDQLCLLGLGEPPAPTAGEDGGGASDAKLCALYKEAELRLKGSSNTTECVPVPTSEHVAEIVGRQGCKIKALRAKTNTYIKTPVRGEEPVFMVTGRREDVATARREIISAAEHFSMIRASRNKSGAAFGVAPALPGQVTIRVRVPYRVVGLVVGPKGATIKRIQQQTNTYIITPSRDRDPVFEITGAPGNVERAREEIETHIAVRTGKILEYNNENDFLAGSPDAALDSRYSEAWRVHPPGCKPLSTFRQNSLGCIGECGVDSGFEAPRLGEQGGDFGYGGYLFPGYGVGKQDVYYGVAETSPPLWAGQENATPTSVLFSSASSSSSSAKARAGPPGAHRSPATSAGPELAGLPRRPPGEPLQGFSKLGGGGLRSPGGGRDCMVCFESEVTAALVPCGHNLFCMECAVRICERTDPECPVCHITATQAIRIFS; via the exons ATGCCTAGTCTAGTGGTATCTggaataatggaaagaaatgggGGCTTTGGAGAACTAGGATGTTTCGGGGGAAGCGCTAAGGACCGAGGGCTGCTGGAAGACGAGCGCGCCCTTCAGCTGGCTCTCGATCAACTCTGCCTCCTGGGTTTGGgggagccccccgcccccacggCGGGCGAGGacgggggag GGGCCAGCGACGCCAAGCTCTGCGCTCTCTACAAAGAGGCCGAGCTGCGCCTGAAGGGCAGCAGCAACACCACCGAGTGTGTACCCGTGCCCACCTCCGAGCACGTGGCCGAGATCGTGGGCAGGCAAG GCTGCAAGATTAAGGCTCTGAGGGCCAAGACCAACACCTACATCAAGACGCCTGTGCGGGGTGAGGAGCCAGTGTTCATGGTGACTGGGCGGCGAGAGGACGTGGCCACAGCCCGACGGGAAATCATCTCGGCAGCCGAGCACTTCTCCATGATCCGCGCCTCCCGCAACAAGTCGGGCGCCGCCTTCGGCGTGGCGCCTGCTCTGCCAGGCCAAGTGACCATTCGTGTGCGAGTGCCCTACCGCGTAGTGGGGCTGGTGGTGGGCCCCAAGGGGGCAACCATCAAGCGCATCCAGCAGCAGACCAACACGTACATTATCACGCCGAGCCGCGACCGCGACCCCGTGTTCGAGATCACGGGTGCCCCGGGCAACGTGGAGCGTGCGCGCGAGGAGATCGAGACGCACATCGCCGTGCGCACGGGCAAGATCCTCGAGTACAACAATGAAAACGACTTCCTGGCGGGGAGCCCCGACGCCGCGCTTGATAGCCGCTACTCGGAGGCCTGGCGAGTGCATCCGCCGGGCTGCAAGCCCCTCTCCACCTTCCGGCAGAACAGCCTGGGCTGCATCGGCGAGTGCGGAGTGGACTCTGGCTTTGAGGCCCCGCGCCTGGGCGAGCAGGGCGGGGACTTTGGTTACGGCGGGTACCTGTTTCCGGGCTATGGCGTGGGCAAGCAGGACGTTTACTACGGTGTGGCTGAGACTAGCCCCCCGCTCTGGGCGGGCCAGGAGAACGCCACGCCCACCTCGGTGCTCttctcctccgcctcctcctcttcctcttccgcCAAGGCCCGCGCCGGGCCGCCAGGAGCGCATCGCTCCCCTGCCACCTCAGCAGGGCCCGAACTGGCAGGACTCCCGAGACGCCCGCCGGGAGAACCCCTCCAGGGCTTCTCTAAACTTGGCGGGGGTGGCCTGCGGAGCCCAGGCGGCGGGCGGGATTGCATGGTGTGCTTCGAGAGTGAGGTGACTGCCGCCCTCGTGCCCTGTGGACACAACCTGTTCTGCATGGAGTGTGCAGTACGCATCTGCGAGAGGACGGACCCGGAGTGTCCCGTCTGCCACATCACAGCCACGCAAGCCATCCGAATATTCTCCTAA